One Insulibacter thermoxylanivorax genomic region harbors:
- a CDS encoding 2-oxoacid:acceptor oxidoreductase family protein: MAVLPRTNERGFFEIRLESIGGLGANLAGKMLAEAGVVGSGFNGVSFSSYGSEKKGSPVKAHIRFCDPSMNIRDTTPVERPHIVGIFHENLSRTVNVISGIYEDSIVLVNSAKTPEQLKEKLNLKGGTIAVVDATGIALEEKNRVNMAMLGGLFRLCDFLDPEHMKGIIRKSLEKKYPHAVEPALRTFERGYEEVTFQTFELPEGTELPKPVRWDIPVLGYETQPIGGTIINPGNSILKDLSISRQGMMPHFIEEKCIHCAQCDIACPDFCFVWEEKPDKKGRMQMFLQGIDYQYCKGCLKCVTACPTQALVAERETDGYAEEHRVPHRFELAQ, encoded by the coding sequence ATGGCTGTACTTCCGAGAACGAATGAACGAGGATTCTTCGAGATTCGCCTGGAATCGATCGGGGGGCTGGGCGCTAACTTGGCCGGCAAGATGTTAGCTGAGGCAGGCGTTGTTGGAAGCGGTTTCAATGGAGTGAGTTTTTCCTCTTATGGTTCTGAGAAGAAAGGATCCCCCGTTAAAGCGCATATTCGTTTCTGCGATCCCAGCATGAATATTCGCGATACGACGCCGGTCGAACGGCCTCATATCGTAGGGATCTTCCACGAGAATCTGTCGCGGACGGTCAACGTGATCAGCGGGATCTACGAAGACAGCATCGTCTTAGTGAACTCGGCGAAGACGCCGGAACAGCTGAAGGAGAAGCTGAATCTTAAGGGCGGGACGATCGCCGTCGTCGACGCGACGGGCATCGCGCTGGAGGAGAAGAACCGGGTGAACATGGCGATGCTGGGTGGATTGTTCCGGCTTTGCGATTTCTTGGACCCGGAACATATGAAAGGGATCATACGCAAATCCCTGGAGAAAAAATATCCGCATGCCGTTGAACCGGCTCTGCGCACCTTCGAGCGCGGCTATGAAGAGGTGACTTTCCAAACCTTCGAACTGCCGGAGGGGACGGAACTGCCGAAGCCCGTTCGTTGGGACATCCCGGTCCTGGGCTATGAGACCCAGCCGATCGGCGGCACGATCATCAACCCGGGCAACAGCATCCTGAAGGATCTCAGCATCTCCAGGCAAGGGATGATGCCGCATTTTATAGAAGAGAAATGCATCCACTGCGCGCAGTGCGACATCGCTTGTCCGGATTTCTGCTTCGTGTGGGAAGAGAAGCCGGATAAGAAGGGACGCATGCAGATGTTCCTGCAGGGGATTGATTATCAGTACTGCAAAGGCTGTTTGAAGTGCGTGACGGCTTGTCCGACGCAAGCGCTGGTGGCGGAACGTGAAACGGATGGATATGCTGAAGAGCATCGCGTGCCGCATCGCTTCGAACTGGCGCAGTGA